The following are from one region of the Isoalcanivorax indicus genome:
- a CDS encoding YtxH domain-containing protein has product MASRQEYIDKLKDKLSEWDNEIDKMEIKARQANEDLRHQWEKRKLDLKEKRQDLSSRMDKARNSADDTWDDLKRQMDETWDSVSEGIRDMKSKLFG; this is encoded by the coding sequence ATGGCATCCCGTCAGGAATATATCGACAAGCTCAAGGACAAGCTGAGCGAGTGGGATAACGAGATCGACAAGATGGAAATCAAGGCCCGTCAGGCCAACGAGGACCTGCGCCACCAGTGGGAAAAGCGCAAGCTGGATCTCAAGGAAAAACGCCAGGATCTGAGCAGTCGCATGGACAAGGCGCGCAACAGCGCGGACGACACCTGGGACGATCTCAAGCGGCAGATGGATGAGACGTGGGATTCGGTCTCCGAAGGCATCCGCGACATGAAAAGCAAGCTGTTCGGCTGA
- a CDS encoding ScpA family protein codes for MDDTADAGLQQKVQEKVQQETPVQTGAGAADALNPKQNEMPFGLMYGQAITKLPDDLYIPPDALEVFLEAFEGPLDLLLYLIKRQNLDILDIPVAQITAQYMQYVELMKALNFELAAEYLVMAALLGEIKSRSLLPRPEAEGDEDGEDPRAELIRRLQEYERFKKAAEDIDALPRLERDVFLAAAKRPEFSRQRPEPDVDLRELLLAFKDVLHRADMFESHHISREKLSTRERMANVLERLRGREFVPFVALFPIEEGRAGVVVTFLAVLELVKESLIELIQNQPFTPIHVKARTVILEENDDADDLIQEG; via the coding sequence ATGGACGACACAGCGGACGCCGGACTGCAGCAGAAGGTACAGGAGAAAGTACAGCAGGAGACACCGGTGCAGACCGGTGCCGGTGCCGCTGATGCCCTCAATCCGAAGCAGAACGAGATGCCGTTTGGCCTGATGTATGGCCAGGCCATCACCAAGCTGCCCGATGACCTGTATATCCCGCCGGACGCGCTGGAGGTGTTTCTCGAAGCCTTCGAAGGCCCGCTGGATCTGCTGCTGTACCTGATCAAGCGCCAGAACCTGGATATCCTGGATATCCCGGTGGCCCAGATTACCGCTCAGTACATGCAGTACGTGGAACTGATGAAGGCCTTGAATTTCGAGCTGGCGGCAGAATATCTGGTGATGGCGGCCCTGCTTGGCGAGATCAAGTCGCGCAGCCTGCTGCCGCGCCCGGAAGCCGAAGGCGACGAGGATGGCGAGGACCCCAGAGCCGAGCTTATCCGGCGCCTGCAGGAGTACGAGCGCTTCAAGAAGGCCGCCGAAGACATCGATGCCTTGCCGCGACTGGAGCGCGATGTGTTCCTGGCCGCCGCGAAGCGCCCGGAGTTCAGCCGCCAGCGCCCGGAGCCGGATGTCGACCTGCGTGAGTTGCTGCTGGCCTTCAAGGATGTGCTGCACCGGGCGGACATGTTCGAGAGCCACCATATCTCGCGCGAGAAGCTGTCGACCCGGGAGCGCATGGCGAATGTGCTGGAGCGGCTGCGCGGTCGGGAATTCGTGCCGTTTGTGGCCCTTTTCCCGATCGAGGAAGGGCGTGCCGGGGTGGTGGTGACGTTTCTGGCGGTGCTGGAGCTGGTCAAGGAATCCCTGATTGAGCTGATCCAGAATCAGCCGTTTACCCCGATCCATGTCAAGGCGCGTACCGTGATCCTCGAAGAGAATGACGACGCTGATGACCTGATACAGGAAGGATAA
- a CDS encoding M61 family metallopeptidase, producing MIHYRIQPHRPEAHLFAVEVTVSEPTPEGQAFTLPAWIPGSYMIRDFARHIVSFEARAAGQSVDWVKLDKQTWQLAPVEGPVTVRIEVYAWDLSVRGAHLDTTHGYFNGSCVFLAAMGHEDQPCEVEIEAPAHPQCSGWRLATGMPRVSGAALTFGRFRADNYDALIDYPVEMGRFEHAVFEACGVPHEVVISGRHFTDLARLCRDLVPICEEHIRLFGEPAPMDHYVFMTLVTGDGYGGLEHRNSTSLMCARNDLPRRTDAPDSLRDGYRTYLGLCSHEYFHTWNIKRIKPEAFTPFDLRQEVHTELLWAFEGITSYYDDLALVRTGLITPQAYLELVAQTLTRVQRGSGAQRQTVTESSFDAWTRFYKQDENAPNAIVSYYAKGALVALALDLTLRDITGEEKSLDDLMRLLWQRYGKQDKGVPERAIQAIAEELAGQSMADFFDLALYSTAPLPLEDLLATRGVQLHWRPPAGHADAGGKAATTTPAWLGVRLAEDPLGARIQMAHDQGPAMAAGLSAGDVIVALNGLKTDARRFDEQLAVYQPGERIRVHAFRRDELMQFDVALTPGEANTAVLTLQDNELNEAARHWLRYPRAL from the coding sequence GTGATTCACTATCGCATCCAGCCGCATCGCCCCGAAGCCCACCTGTTTGCCGTCGAGGTCACGGTGTCCGAACCGACCCCGGAAGGGCAGGCGTTCACCTTGCCTGCCTGGATCCCCGGCAGCTACATGATCCGTGACTTCGCCCGGCATATCGTGTCGTTCGAGGCCCGGGCCGCCGGCCAGAGCGTGGACTGGGTCAAGCTGGACAAACAGACCTGGCAGCTGGCGCCGGTCGAAGGGCCGGTGACGGTGCGTATAGAAGTGTACGCCTGGGACCTGTCGGTGCGCGGCGCGCATCTGGATACCACGCACGGTTATTTCAATGGCAGCTGTGTGTTCCTCGCCGCCATGGGACACGAAGACCAGCCCTGTGAGGTCGAGATCGAGGCCCCGGCGCACCCGCAGTGCAGCGGCTGGCGCCTGGCCACCGGCATGCCGCGGGTCAGCGGCGCAGCACTGACTTTCGGGCGCTTTCGTGCCGACAACTACGATGCGCTGATTGATTACCCGGTGGAGATGGGGCGTTTTGAGCACGCCGTTTTCGAGGCATGCGGTGTGCCCCACGAAGTGGTCATCAGTGGCCGTCACTTCACCGATCTGGCGCGCCTGTGTCGGGATCTGGTGCCGATCTGTGAAGAGCACATCCGCCTGTTCGGTGAACCGGCGCCGATGGATCATTATGTGTTCATGACACTGGTCACCGGGGACGGATACGGCGGCCTGGAACACCGCAATTCCACCAGTCTGATGTGTGCCCGCAATGATCTGCCGCGGCGCACCGACGCCCCGGACAGTTTGCGTGACGGTTATCGCACCTATCTCGGCCTGTGCAGCCACGAGTATTTCCACACCTGGAACATCAAACGCATCAAACCGGAAGCCTTTACGCCGTTTGACCTGCGCCAGGAAGTGCATACCGAACTGCTCTGGGCCTTCGAGGGCATCACCAGCTACTACGATGATCTGGCCCTGGTGCGCACCGGGCTGATTACCCCGCAGGCGTACCTCGAACTGGTGGCGCAGACGCTGACCCGTGTGCAGCGTGGCAGCGGCGCGCAACGGCAGACGGTGACCGAATCGAGCTTTGATGCCTGGACGCGTTTCTACAAACAGGACGAGAACGCGCCCAACGCGATTGTCAGCTATTACGCCAAGGGCGCACTGGTTGCCCTGGCACTGGATCTGACGCTGCGTGATATCACTGGCGAGGAAAAGAGCCTGGATGACCTGATGCGGCTGCTCTGGCAACGCTACGGCAAACAGGACAAGGGCGTACCCGAGCGGGCCATCCAGGCCATTGCGGAAGAACTGGCCGGGCAGTCCATGGCCGACTTTTTTGATCTCGCGCTGTACAGCACGGCTCCGTTGCCGCTGGAAGATCTGCTGGCAACACGCGGCGTGCAGCTGCACTGGCGCCCTCCTGCAGGGCATGCCGACGCCGGCGGCAAGGCGGCCACGACAACGCCAGCGTGGCTCGGCGTGCGACTGGCCGAAGACCCCCTCGGGGCGCGTATACAGATGGCCCACGATCAAGGGCCTGCCATGGCGGCGGGCCTGTCCGCAGGGGATGTGATTGTGGCGTTGAACGGCCTGAAAACCGATGCCCGTCGCTTCGATGAGCAACTGGCGGTCTATCAACCGGGCGAACGGATTCGCGTGCACGCGTTCCGCCGCGATGAGCTGATGCAGTTCGACGTGGCCCTGACACCGGGCGAGGCCAATACGGCGGTGCTGACACTTCAGGATAACGAGCTGAACGAGGCCGCGCGCCACTGGCTGCGTTATCCCCGCGCCCTGTGA
- a CDS encoding alpha/beta fold hydrolase: MASVLPDTHVSSGTVDSGDGHAIATRLWVADNAHGVVHWLHGMAEHGARYAVLAQTLNAAGWHLCVHDHRGHGDSQSAECPQGHFADEHGWQRVIRDVSQVQHWLRERYPDLPHVLGGHSMGSFIALAWAQHHADDARTPLAGLVLCGSDYHPGWFYHLARLPILLERRRHGPRGTSPLIRSMTFDAWAKTLKTRHTDFDWLSRDNDEVRAYIDDPACGFDCTTQLWSDLLAGLSRTHARASLQRLPADLPVLLMAGDQDPMSRQGKGMKGLHRALQRRGLRDLVFNEYAGGRHEILNDYCRAEVMAGLQTWLEAHRPSSASPA, encoded by the coding sequence ATGGCCAGTGTACTCCCGGATACTCACGTCTCGTCAGGCACCGTCGATAGCGGTGACGGACACGCCATCGCCACACGCCTGTGGGTGGCCGACAACGCCCATGGCGTCGTGCACTGGCTGCATGGCATGGCGGAGCATGGCGCCCGTTATGCCGTGCTGGCGCAGACGCTCAACGCGGCTGGCTGGCACCTGTGCGTGCACGATCACCGGGGGCATGGCGACAGCCAGTCGGCCGAATGCCCGCAGGGTCACTTTGCCGACGAGCATGGCTGGCAACGGGTTATCCGCGACGTGAGCCAGGTGCAACACTGGCTGCGCGAACGCTATCCCGATCTGCCCCACGTTCTGGGCGGCCATTCCATGGGCAGTTTTATCGCCCTGGCCTGGGCGCAACACCATGCTGACGACGCCAGGACACCACTGGCAGGGCTTGTGCTGTGCGGCAGCGATTACCATCCCGGCTGGTTCTACCATCTTGCGCGCCTGCCGATCCTGCTGGAGCGTCGTCGGCATGGCCCGCGCGGCACCAGCCCGCTGATCCGCAGCATGACCTTCGACGCCTGGGCAAAGACCCTGAAGACACGGCACACCGACTTCGACTGGCTGAGCCGCGACAACGACGAGGTGCGGGCCTACATCGATGACCCGGCCTGCGGTTTCGATTGCACCACTCAGCTATGGAGCGACCTGCTGGCTGGCCTGAGCCGCACCCATGCCCGCGCCTCGCTACAGCGCCTGCCTGCCGATCTGCCGGTATTGCTGATGGCCGGTGACCAGGACCCCATGAGCCGCCAGGGCAAGGGAATGAAAGGCCTGCACCGGGCGTTACAACGCCGCGGTCTGCGCGACCTTGTCTTCAACGAATATGCCGGTGGCCGCCATGAAATCCTCAACGACTACTGCCGCGCCGAGGTGATGGCCGGGCTGCAGACCTGGCTGGAAGCTCACCGGCCGTCGTCAGCATCGCCCGCCTGA
- a CDS encoding OmpA family protein has product MKAKLLSVAALPILSLPALAVASGNMPDSYGYIGGRASYNFFYENSVYLRDQDGLENDTFFGGQVGWRFSPAWSVQATYEQADSRLESKYDSGARVNSETYFASLRHHFHNTSILGFEPYAGINAGELDIRPTAGSAGDREKDFMAGVELGVQRALIQDRLALDLGTRHAYSHDNYFTYGQVYAGLNLMFGARTQRAAEPAPEPTPRAEPTPPPQPQVTRRQVEETHTANFDFDDASISDANRAELVEAARFMRQHPQTRVTLEGHTCTMGPEEYNQRLSERRAENAKRLLVDQEGIAENRVEVVGKGEHEPVADNSTREGRAQNRRVEAIITGTIEERR; this is encoded by the coding sequence ATGAAAGCGAAGCTGTTATCCGTTGCGGCGCTTCCGATACTTTCCCTTCCCGCACTGGCTGTAGCCAGCGGCAACATGCCGGACAGCTACGGTTATATCGGTGGGCGAGCGAGCTACAACTTCTTTTACGAGAACAGTGTGTACCTGCGCGATCAGGATGGCCTGGAGAACGACACCTTCTTCGGCGGCCAGGTTGGCTGGCGCTTCAGCCCGGCATGGTCTGTTCAGGCCACCTACGAGCAGGCGGACAGCCGACTGGAAAGCAAGTATGACTCGGGCGCTCGCGTCAACTCCGAGACCTATTTTGCCAGCCTTCGTCACCACTTCCACAACACCAGCATCCTCGGTTTCGAGCCCTATGCCGGCATCAATGCCGGTGAGCTGGATATCCGTCCGACCGCTGGCTCGGCCGGTGACCGCGAGAAGGATTTCATGGCCGGTGTGGAGCTGGGCGTACAACGCGCACTGATCCAGGACCGACTGGCGCTGGACCTGGGCACGCGCCATGCCTACAGCCACGACAACTATTTCACCTACGGCCAGGTGTATGCCGGTCTGAACCTGATGTTCGGTGCACGCACCCAGCGCGCTGCCGAACCGGCGCCAGAACCGACACCGCGTGCAGAACCGACACCGCCGCCGCAGCCGCAGGTCACGCGCCGTCAGGTCGAGGAAACGCACACCGCCAACTTCGACTTTGATGACGCCAGCATCAGCGATGCCAACCGTGCAGAACTGGTCGAGGCCGCGCGCTTCATGCGCCAGCACCCGCAGACCCGCGTTACGCTGGAAGGCCACACCTGCACCATGGGGCCGGAAGAGTACAACCAGCGTCTGTCCGAGCGCCGGGCCGAGAACGCCAAGCGCCTGCTGGTTGACCAGGAAGGCATTGCGGAAAACCGGGTAGAGGTTGTCGGCAAGGGTGAACACGAGCCTGTTGCAGATAACAGTACTCGCGAAGGCCGTGCGCAAAACCGTCGTGTCGAAGCCATCATCACAGGCACGATCGAGGAGCGCCGCTGA
- a CDS encoding 16S rRNA (uracil(1498)-N(3))-methyltransferase, protein MNLLLLTPQDRREDGHWQIADRRAHHVRTVLGLTPGATLRAGLLDDGLGHAHLVSDDGRNMVLAFNASMPPPPPLPLTLILALPRPKMLRRILIDASSLGVKRIVLLNSYKVDKSYWRTPELGMPLLEEKLRLGLEQAGDTVMPSLWLRDRFKPFIEDELPTLCEGSQKLLAHPAPGQTQTPPGDCTVATTLAIGPEGGWTPYEASRFLDAEFTPCTLGQRILRVETAVPALIARIMRLP, encoded by the coding sequence ATGAACCTGCTGCTTCTGACCCCACAAGACCGCCGCGAAGATGGTCACTGGCAGATTGCCGACCGTCGGGCCCACCATGTCCGCACCGTCCTGGGGCTGACACCCGGCGCTACCCTGCGCGCCGGTCTGCTCGATGACGGGCTGGGCCATGCTCACCTGGTCAGCGACGACGGCCGCAACATGGTGCTGGCCTTCAACGCGAGCATGCCACCACCACCGCCACTCCCCCTGACGCTGATCCTGGCGTTACCCCGCCCGAAGATGTTGCGCCGCATCCTCATCGATGCCAGTTCACTGGGCGTGAAGCGAATCGTTCTGCTGAACAGCTACAAGGTGGACAAGAGCTACTGGCGAACACCGGAACTCGGCATGCCCTTACTGGAAGAAAAACTGCGCCTCGGACTCGAACAGGCGGGCGACACCGTCATGCCCTCGCTGTGGTTGCGTGATCGCTTCAAGCCTTTCATCGAAGATGAACTGCCGACCTTGTGCGAAGGCAGCCAGAAGTTGCTGGCCCACCCGGCACCGGGACAGACACAAACACCTCCTGGCGATTGCACCGTCGCCACCACCCTCGCGATCGGCCCCGAGGGTGGCTGGACACCTTACGAAGCATCGCGATTTCTTGACGCAGAATTTACGCCCTGCACACTCGGGCAACGCATCCTGCGTGTAGAAACGGCGGTGCCCGCGCTCATCGCACGAATCATGCGCCTGCCCTGA
- a CDS encoding DUF883 family protein, with protein MAKGNSTQHQTTDKVAQSLHGAVDTAASRAAPAEEKLRQEAADAAARLRETGDYARSRSEQILNNVTGYVRENPMTALGLAFAAGTLFSALTRR; from the coding sequence ATGGCCAAAGGAAACTCGACCCAACACCAGACCACTGACAAGGTCGCCCAGTCTCTTCATGGCGCGGTGGATACCGCCGCCTCACGCGCCGCCCCTGCAGAAGAAAAGCTGCGCCAGGAAGCTGCCGATGCGGCGGCGCGGCTGCGCGAAACAGGTGACTATGCCCGCAGTCGTTCCGAGCAGATACTCAATAATGTCACGGGTTATGTTCGCGAGAACCCGATGACGGCTTTGGGCCTGGCTTTTGCAGCGGGGACCTTGTTCTCTGCGCTGACTCGCCGTTGA
- the scpB gene encoding SMC-Scp complex subunit ScpB — MDAEQIRNIVEGAIFASEGPLDRDAMLMLFDEAERPDKATLGKVLDDLAESYAGRGIELREVASGFRFQVRKEMGPWVSRLWQEKAPRYSRAILETLALMAYRQPITRGEIEEIRGVAVSSQIVRTLLERGWARVVGHRDVPGRPAMYATTRQFLDYFDLKSLEDLPSLAEIKDLDKLNEELALDDRPREAALDDSAEGVQHGGAEEAPQQGGLGMLPADAEPEIDESTLMDMDKVDAVLAEFDAQYRRKPASPREAIEATEVPSTAGAENEDDE, encoded by the coding sequence GTGGACGCGGAACAGATCAGAAACATTGTCGAAGGCGCGATTTTTGCATCGGAAGGTCCGCTGGACCGGGATGCCATGTTGATGCTCTTTGATGAGGCAGAGCGGCCAGACAAGGCCACGCTGGGCAAGGTGCTGGATGACCTGGCCGAGAGCTATGCCGGGCGGGGTATCGAATTGCGCGAAGTGGCATCCGGTTTCCGTTTTCAGGTGCGCAAGGAAATGGGCCCCTGGGTCAGCCGCCTGTGGCAGGAAAAGGCGCCGCGTTACAGCCGTGCCATTCTGGAAACGCTGGCACTCATGGCCTATCGGCAGCCCATCACGCGTGGCGAGATCGAAGAGATTCGCGGCGTGGCCGTAAGCAGCCAGATCGTGCGCACGCTGCTTGAACGGGGCTGGGCGCGGGTGGTGGGACATCGCGATGTGCCGGGCCGACCGGCCATGTACGCGACCACCCGGCAGTTTCTCGACTACTTCGATCTGAAGAGTCTGGAGGATCTGCCGTCACTGGCCGAGATCAAGGATCTGGACAAGCTGAATGAAGAACTGGCACTGGATGATCGCCCGCGTGAAGCGGCGCTGGACGACAGTGCGGAAGGAGTGCAACACGGCGGCGCTGAAGAAGCGCCGCAGCAGGGCGGTCTGGGTATGCTCCCGGCCGATGCTGAACCGGAAATCGACGAGTCCACATTGATGGACATGGACAAGGTGGACGCGGTGCTGGCGGAGTTTGATGCCCAGTACCGTCGCAAGCCTGCGTCTCCCAGGGAGGCCATTGAAGCGACGGAGGTTCCCTCCACCGCTGGAGCCGAAAACGAAGACGATGAGTGA
- the rluB gene encoding 23S rRNA pseudouridine(2605) synthase RluB: MSEKLQKVLARAGLGSRRELETWISDGRVSVNGRIATLGDRAEAEDTIRVDGHIIRTQAPEEIVSRVIMYHKPSGEVCSRNDPEGRPTVFDNLPRLKGMRWVQVGRLDINTSGLLLFTTDGELAHRLMHPSNGFVREYAVRVRGELTPEKRKAMLDGVMLEDGISRFKSISDAGGAEEGANHWYKVSLVGGKYREVRRLLESQELEVARLIRIRFGDIPLPPQLRQGRWMELPPEQFEALTARVDLKGKQYTGLYGRARLRTQRSGDKPPRKPRRNPYRR, encoded by the coding sequence ATGAGTGAAAAACTTCAGAAAGTCCTGGCGCGAGCCGGGCTGGGTTCACGGCGTGAGCTGGAAACCTGGATCAGCGATGGCCGTGTGTCGGTCAACGGTCGCATTGCCACCCTCGGCGATCGCGCCGAAGCAGAGGATACTATCCGCGTGGACGGGCATATCATTCGTACTCAGGCCCCGGAAGAGATAGTGAGCCGGGTCATCATGTATCACAAGCCGTCGGGAGAAGTGTGCTCGCGTAACGACCCGGAAGGGCGTCCGACGGTGTTTGACAACCTGCCGCGTCTCAAGGGTATGCGCTGGGTGCAGGTGGGACGTCTGGATATCAACACATCCGGGCTGCTGCTGTTCACCACCGATGGCGAACTGGCGCATCGCCTGATGCACCCGTCGAACGGCTTTGTTCGCGAGTACGCGGTGCGCGTTCGCGGTGAGCTGACGCCGGAAAAACGCAAGGCGATGCTGGACGGGGTGATGCTGGAAGATGGCATCTCCCGGTTCAAGAGCATCAGCGATGCAGGCGGCGCAGAAGAGGGTGCCAATCACTGGTACAAGGTGTCACTGGTCGGCGGCAAGTACCGGGAAGTGCGCCGGTTGCTGGAATCCCAGGAGCTGGAAGTGGCGCGGCTGATCCGGATTCGCTTCGGCGATATTCCTCTGCCACCCCAGTTGCGCCAGGGGCGCTGGATGGAGTTGCCGCCGGAACAGTTCGAGGCCCTTACGGCTCGCGTGGATCTGAAAGGCAAGCAGTACACCGGGCTTTATGGTCGTGCCCGGCTGCGCACCCAGCGCAGCGGTGACAAACCGCCGCGGAAGCCTCGCCGGAATCCGTATCGGCGCTGA
- a CDS encoding vWA domain-containing protein codes for MLVRFFETLREHRVPVTLRELLDLHNAMGAHLAFGSVDDFYLLSRAVMVKDEKYYDRFDRAFDHYFKGLDSIDPDWFSKAIPEEWLRKQIEKNLSPEELNALQRMGSLEKLLEEFRKRMEEQHKRHQGGNKMIGTGGTSPYGGHGANPEGIRITGPSRNKRAVKVWEKREYRNLDDSVELGVRNIKLALRRLRKFARTGRAEELDLDDTIRSTARNAGLLDIRMRPEEENRVKVLLFFDIGGSMDPYIRICEELFSAARTEFKHMEYFYFHNFIYEYVWKDNRRRWDEKTATWDVLHKYASDYRVIFIGDAAMSPYEINSVGGSVEHWNDEPGAVWMQRIVETYDKVVWLNPEPQRSWDMTTSTVWTRQLVDNHMYPLTIKGLEEAMRYLSR; via the coding sequence GTGCTGGTTCGTTTCTTCGAGACACTGCGCGAGCACCGGGTGCCTGTGACCCTGCGCGAACTGCTGGATCTGCATAATGCCATGGGTGCTCATCTGGCCTTCGGCAGTGTGGATGACTTCTATCTGCTGTCGCGCGCGGTCATGGTCAAGGATGAGAAATACTACGATCGCTTCGACCGTGCCTTTGACCATTATTTCAAGGGTCTGGACAGCATCGACCCTGACTGGTTCTCCAAGGCTATCCCCGAAGAGTGGCTGCGCAAACAGATCGAGAAGAACCTGTCCCCCGAAGAGCTGAATGCCTTGCAGCGCATGGGCAGCCTGGAAAAGCTGCTGGAAGAGTTCCGCAAGCGCATGGAGGAACAGCACAAGCGTCATCAGGGTGGCAACAAGATGATCGGCACCGGCGGCACCTCGCCTTATGGCGGGCACGGTGCCAATCCGGAGGGTATTCGCATTACCGGGCCGTCGCGCAACAAGCGTGCCGTCAAGGTCTGGGAGAAACGCGAGTACCGTAATCTGGATGATTCGGTGGAGCTGGGTGTTCGCAACATCAAGCTGGCGCTGCGCCGGCTGCGCAAGTTCGCCCGCACCGGCCGTGCGGAAGAGCTGGATCTGGATGACACCATCCGCTCCACGGCGCGCAACGCCGGTCTGCTGGATATCCGCATGCGCCCGGAAGAGGAGAACCGGGTCAAGGTGCTGCTGTTCTTCGATATCGGCGGCTCCATGGACCCGTACATCCGCATCTGTGAAGAGCTGTTCTCGGCGGCGCGCACCGAGTTCAAGCACATGGAATATTTCTATTTCCATAACTTCATCTATGAATATGTGTGGAAGGACAACCGTCGTCGCTGGGACGAAAAGACGGCCACCTGGGATGTGCTGCACAAGTACGCCTCGGACTACCGGGTGATCTTCATCGGCGATGCGGCCATGAGCCCCTACGAAATCAACTCTGTGGGCGGCAGCGTGGAGCACTGGAACGATGAGCCGGGTGCCGTCTGGATGCAGCGCATCGTGGAGACCTACGACAAGGTGGTCTGGCTCAACCCCGAGCCGCAGCGCAGCTGGGATATGACCACCTCGACGGTGTGGACTCGCCAGCTGGTGGATAACCATATGTATCCATTGACTATCAAGGGCCTGGAAGAGGCCATGCGTTACCTCAGTCGCTGA
- a CDS encoding AAA family ATPase translates to MQFQGTDQYVATDDLRMAVNAAIALQRPLLIKGEPGTGKTLLAEQVAASLGLRLLSWNIKSTTKAQQGLYEYDAVSRLRDSQLGSEGVEDVGNYIKKGKLWEAFEADEQVVLLIDEIDKADIEFPNDLLQELDRMEFYVYETQQLVKAVRRPIVIITSNNEKELPDAFLRRCFFHYINFPDAATMMQIIDVHYPGIKQSLVKEAMEIFFDLRKVPGLKKKPSTSELIDWLKLLLADDIPEDILKNRDTKKAIPPLYGALVKNEADVQLLERLAFMSRREG, encoded by the coding sequence ATGCAGTTTCAGGGGACCGACCAGTACGTAGCCACCGACGACCTGCGCATGGCTGTCAATGCGGCCATTGCCTTGCAGCGGCCGCTGCTGATCAAGGGGGAGCCCGGTACCGGCAAGACATTGCTGGCCGAGCAGGTGGCGGCATCGCTGGGTCTGCGGTTGCTGAGCTGGAACATCAAATCCACCACCAAGGCCCAGCAGGGGCTGTACGAGTATGACGCCGTGTCGCGCCTGCGTGACTCGCAGCTGGGCTCCGAGGGCGTCGAGGATGTGGGTAACTACATCAAGAAGGGCAAGCTCTGGGAGGCGTTCGAGGCTGACGAACAGGTGGTGCTCCTGATCGACGAGATCGACAAGGCGGACATCGAGTTCCCCAACGACCTGTTGCAGGAACTCGACCGCATGGAATTCTATGTCTATGAGACCCAGCAGTTGGTCAAGGCGGTGCGCCGCCCGATCGTGATCATCACTTCGAACAATGAGAAGGAACTGCCGGATGCCTTCCTGCGCCGCTGCTTCTTCCACTACATCAACTTCCCTGATGCGGCGACGATGATGCAGATCATCGACGTGCATTACCCCGGCATCAAGCAGAGCCTGGTGAAGGAAGCCATGGAGATATTCTTCGACCTGCGCAAGGTGCCTGGTCTGAAGAAGAAGCCGTCCACCTCCGAGCTGATCGATTGGCTGAAACTGCTGCTGGCCGATGATATCCCCGAGGACATCCTCAAGAACCGTGACACCAAGAAAGCGATCCCGCCGCTTTACGGGGCGCTGGTCAAGAACGAGGCGGATGTGCAACTGCTGGAGCGGCTGGCGTTCATGTCCCGCCGCGAGGGCTGA